The following are from one region of the bacterium genome:
- a CDS encoding isocitrate lyase family protein, which produces MSSLTNRIDRIEKWFSSPRFDGVLRLYSPREVAEQQGTIGNDYPIARQAAEAFFERLRELFGERKQITTFGPYSPGQAVTMKRQGIEGIYLGGWATSAKGSVWEDPGADLASYPLSGVPEEAAPIVRALLTADKNDHFARARMSEEERKAAPRVDYRPFIIADADTGHGGDAHVRNLVRRFVEVGVPGYHIEDQKPGVKKCGHQGGKVLVAVDEQIKRLNAARLQLDIMGVPGLIVARTDAESATFLESRSDERDHPFILGATNVELPSYKAGFIAISKKFFDHGVEEIRGHLLFAMSEAECAAADAWLDRTGLSAMITESAESFLSTREGSVNALLDGIVTSYLERWQAEAGLKTYRQAVADVVEFRTGEGEQLDMSVEQWLEFADTASFYAARERASALGINIIWDCELSKTPEGYYQILGGIDYAIAKSLAVAPFADLLWMETKTADLDDAEKFATAIHARFPEKMLAYNLSPSFNWDTTGMSEDEMRSFPEELGKLGFVFNFITYGGHQIDGLAGEEFATALREDGMLALARLQRKFRLVQSPYKTPQSLVGGPRLDGALMASSGRSATTKAMGKGSTQFQHLVQTEVPRALLEEWIDMWTAYYELGRLRVEMRPHTAGSELLELSVLDEPGEKVANVVFAVIKDRRGRNILSVRDQNTFDTALRKKRLMTLVHLFLIHRYRIDSVHYVSPTEDNKYQTEKMKTHGLFADVHSEVGHIIVADVDFQGVEELLNPDRVELTRLIDKTRAPVPVSV; this is translated from the coding sequence GGCAACGATTACCCGATCGCGCGCCAGGCCGCGGAAGCCTTCTTCGAGCGTTTGCGGGAGCTGTTCGGAGAGCGCAAGCAGATCACCACGTTCGGACCCTATTCTCCGGGGCAGGCCGTGACCATGAAGCGGCAGGGTATCGAGGGCATCTACCTGGGGGGTTGGGCCACTTCGGCCAAGGGGTCGGTTTGGGAAGACCCGGGTGCCGATCTGGCGAGCTATCCGCTGAGTGGAGTTCCAGAGGAGGCGGCGCCGATCGTTCGGGCCCTTTTGACGGCGGACAAGAACGACCACTTCGCCCGCGCTCGGATGAGTGAAGAGGAGCGGAAAGCAGCGCCCAGGGTCGACTATCGGCCGTTCATCATCGCCGACGCCGACACCGGCCACGGCGGCGACGCCCACGTCCGGAACCTGGTCCGGAGGTTCGTGGAGGTCGGGGTGCCGGGGTACCACATCGAAGACCAGAAGCCCGGCGTCAAGAAATGCGGCCATCAGGGCGGCAAGGTTCTGGTTGCCGTCGACGAGCAGATCAAGAGGCTCAACGCGGCTCGTCTTCAGCTCGACATCATGGGAGTTCCGGGCCTGATCGTTGCACGCACCGACGCGGAATCGGCCACCTTCCTGGAGAGTCGCTCCGACGAGCGCGATCATCCCTTCATCCTGGGGGCGACCAACGTCGAGCTGCCCAGCTACAAGGCCGGCTTCATCGCGATCTCGAAGAAGTTCTTCGACCATGGAGTCGAGGAGATAAGAGGTCATCTTCTGTTTGCCATGTCCGAGGCCGAGTGCGCGGCCGCGGATGCCTGGCTGGATCGAACCGGCTTGTCGGCAATGATCACGGAGAGCGCGGAGTCGTTCCTGAGCACCCGGGAAGGGAGCGTGAACGCGCTGCTCGACGGCATCGTCACCAGTTACCTCGAGCGCTGGCAGGCCGAAGCGGGGTTGAAGACCTACCGCCAGGCGGTTGCCGACGTGGTCGAGTTTCGCACCGGCGAGGGAGAGCAGCTCGACATGAGTGTCGAGCAGTGGCTGGAGTTTGCCGATACCGCCTCTTTTTACGCGGCCCGGGAGCGGGCGAGCGCGCTCGGCATCAACATCATCTGGGACTGCGAGCTCTCCAAGACTCCTGAGGGCTACTACCAGATTCTGGGAGGCATCGACTACGCGATCGCCAAGTCACTGGCAGTGGCGCCGTTCGCGGATCTCCTGTGGATGGAGACCAAGACCGCCGATCTGGACGACGCCGAGAAGTTCGCGACCGCCATCCACGCGAGGTTTCCCGAGAAAATGCTCGCCTACAACCTATCGCCTTCCTTCAACTGGGATACGACCGGTATGAGCGAAGACGAGATGAGGAGCTTCCCCGAGGAGCTGGGCAAGCTCGGCTTCGTGTTCAATTTCATCACCTACGGCGGGCACCAGATCGACGGGTTGGCAGGTGAAGAGTTCGCGACCGCGCTGCGGGAGGATGGCATGCTCGCTCTGGCCCGTCTCCAGCGCAAGTTCAGATTGGTGCAGTCGCCCTACAAGACACCCCAGAGCCTGGTCGGCGGCCCGAGGCTCGACGGCGCACTCATGGCCTCCTCGGGGCGGAGCGCGACCACGAAAGCCATGGGTAAGGGCTCGACCCAATTCCAGCATCTGGTTCAGACCGAGGTGCCGCGAGCTCTGCTCGAGGAGTGGATCGACATGTGGACCGCGTACTACGAGCTGGGGCGGCTGCGGGTGGAGATGCGACCTCACACCGCGGGGTCCGAGCTTCTGGAGCTCAGCGTGTTGGACGAGCCGGGAGAGAAGGTGGCCAACGTCGTGTTTGCGGTGATCAAGGACCGGCGGGGCCGGAACATCCTCTCGGTGCGAGACCAGAACACCTTCGACACGGCATTGCGCAAGAAGCGCCTGATGACCCTGGTTCACCTGTTCTTGATCCATCGCTACAGGATCGACTCGGTGCACTACGTGAGTCCGACCGAGGACAACAAGTACCAGACCGAGAAGATGAAGACCCACGGTCTGTTCGCGGATGTTCACAGCGAGGTCGGACACATCATCGTGGCCGATGTGGATTTCCAAGGTGTGGAGGAGCTGCTCAATCCCGATCGCGTCGAGCTGACCCGGCTGATCGACAAGACACGGGCGCCGGTGCCGGTGTCGGTGTAG